A single Rubrivivax gelatinosus IL144 DNA region contains:
- a CDS encoding L-lactate dehydrogenase: MKVGIIGVGYVGASVAVSLLHGGVTRELLLHDRDAARAEGEAMDLAQGAPYYPRATVRAVDLDEVSRCDVVVFAAGRNGRPGESRLQLLADNFRVASEVGRVVGQHAGIIVAISNPVDVLTRVLQQSSGLPPERVFGTGTMLDTARLRQALAERLAVDSRSVHAQVLGEHGDSEIVQWSGAQVGGRPLRDWPGWTREDEQRLGHEVKRAAYEIIQRKGVTNHAIGLVTADLVRAIVRDEHRVLTVTRCHTGEGLDGVALSLPAIVGRNGATTVIPPSLDDDEAQALAHSAQVLRDAWSQLAPA, from the coding sequence ATGAAAGTCGGAATCATCGGCGTCGGCTATGTCGGCGCCAGCGTGGCGGTCTCGCTGCTGCACGGCGGCGTCACGCGTGAACTGCTGCTGCACGACCGCGACGCCGCGCGTGCCGAAGGCGAGGCGATGGACCTCGCGCAGGGCGCGCCGTACTACCCACGCGCCACGGTGCGTGCGGTCGACCTGGACGAGGTCTCTCGGTGCGACGTCGTCGTCTTCGCCGCCGGCCGCAACGGCCGCCCCGGCGAGTCGCGGCTGCAGCTGCTGGCCGACAACTTCCGCGTCGCCAGCGAGGTCGGCCGCGTCGTCGGCCAGCACGCCGGGATCATTGTCGCGATCTCCAACCCGGTGGACGTGCTGACGCGCGTGCTGCAGCAGTCCTCGGGCCTGCCGCCGGAGCGTGTCTTCGGCACCGGCACGATGCTCGACACCGCGCGCCTGCGCCAGGCGCTGGCCGAGCGGCTGGCGGTCGACTCGCGTTCGGTGCACGCCCAGGTGCTGGGCGAACACGGCGACTCGGAGATCGTGCAATGGTCCGGCGCCCAGGTCGGCGGCCGGCCGCTGCGCGACTGGCCGGGCTGGACGCGCGAGGACGAGCAGCGCCTGGGCCACGAGGTCAAGCGCGCGGCCTACGAGATCATCCAGAGAAAGGGCGTCACCAACCACGCGATCGGCCTGGTGACGGCCGACCTGGTGCGCGCCATCGTGCGCGACGAGCACCGCGTGCTGACCGTCACGCGCTGCCATACGGGCGAAGGGCTGGACGGCGTCGCGCTGTCCTTGCCGGCGATCGTCGGCCGCAACGGGGCGACGACGGTGATCCCGCCTTCGCTCGACGACGACGAAGCCCAGGCGCTGGCGCACTCGGCCCAGGTGCTGCGCGACGCCTGGTCGCAGCTCGCGCCGGCCTGA